Proteins encoded by one window of Salvia splendens isolate huo1 chromosome 5, SspV2, whole genome shotgun sequence:
- the LOC121803004 gene encoding uncharacterized protein LOC121803004 gives MGVPDMDELSFTDSQLHYYVKDALKSAIQGDCDFYNQLVAVMHRKERLSAADVALLVTCLKALTGAVSCIDISHHKSLLAAILRMSLWDYGTDVMDALTDARCLGFIKWGTC, from the exons ATGGGCGTGCCTGACATGGATGAACTCAGTTTCACTGATTCTCAGCTCCACTATTATGTTAAGGATGCGCTCAAATCTGCTATTCAG GGTGACTGCGACTTTTACAATCAACTTGTGGCTGTGATGCATCGTAAAGAGCGTCTTTCTGCTGCAGACGTCGCCCTTCTTGTG ACGTGTTTGAAAGCATTGACTGGAGCAGTATCTTGTATAGATATCAGTCATCATAAGTCCCTACTTGCTGCA ATATTAAGAATGAGTCTGTGGGATTATGGAACTGATGTTATGGATGCATTGACTGATGCTCGTTGCCTTG GCTTCATCAAATGGGGAACATGTTAA